The Flavobacteriales bacterium genome includes the window AACAAATTGCAAGAGCATCACCCATCACTAATTGAGCAGTAGTACTTGTTGTAGGAGCTAAATTATTGGGGCATGCTTCTTTCTCTACACTTGTTTTAATTGTCCAATTAGCCTGCTCTGACAAATACGAATCCGAATTAGCTGTCATTGCAATTAGTTTATTATTCATTTTCTTGATTAGAGGAACGAGAACCTTAATCTCATCTGTATTCCCACTTTTTGAAATACAAAGCACAATATCGTTAGGTTGAACATTACCTAAGTCCCCATGAATAGCGTCACCAGCATGCATAAAAACAGCAGGTTGACCCGTAGAATTAAATGTAGAAACTATCTTTTGAGCAATATTAGCACTCTTACCAATACCGCTTACAATTAATCTCCCCTTAGACTCAAGAATTGCATTTACTATTTCAGAGAACGTATCATCTATATATTCTTTTAAATGAAGGATTGATTGCCCCTCTAAAGATATAGTTGATATTGCTATTGATTTTATTTCGCTAATTGATTTCAATAAACTAATTTTGATTAACTAAATAAATTTTTCTAAATTTATAAAGAATAATTTGACACAAAAGTATCAAATTTTAGCTTGATTATATTAAATGAATTTACATACTACATCTCTTACAGACGAACTCCAAAAGTATTTTGGGTTTAATCGTTTTAAAAGCCAACAAGAAACTATCATTAAAAACACTTTAGATGGTAATGATGCATTTGTAATCATGCCTACTGGTGGTGGCAAATCTATGTGCTACCAGCTCCCGGCTCTTGTTAGTGAAGGGTGTGCAATCGTTGTTTCCCCATTAATTGCATTGATGAAAAATCAAGTAGATGCAATAAGAGGGTTTAACGATAATGATGCTATTGCTCATGTATTAAATTCATCGCTTTCAAAAAGAGATATTATTCAAGTCAAAGAAGATGTTGAGTCAGGGAAAACCAAATTACTTTATGTTGCTCCTGAGTCTTTAACCAAAGAAGAATACATCGAGTTTTTAAGAAGTAAAAAAATATCTTTTTATGCCATTGACGAGGCACATTGTATTTCTGAATGGGGGCATGATTTTAGGCCAGAGTACAGAAACCTAAGACGAATAATTGAAAATATTGGTAGAGCTCCAATAATTGCACTTACCGCAACCGCAACAACGAAAGTTAGAGAAGACATTCAGAAAAACTTAGGGATAAGCGATTGTCCTGTTTTCTTTGATTCTTTCAATAGAGATAATTTATACTATGACATCAGACCAAAAATTGATGTTGAAAAAGAAATCATCAAATTCATTAAGCAAAATGAAGGAAAATCAGGTATTGTTTATTGTCTAAGCAGAAAGAAAGTAGAAGAAATTGCCGAAACCTTACAAGTTAATGGTATCAACGCATTACCATACCACGCAGGTTTAGAAAATAAAACAAGAGTCAAACACCAGGATGCTTTCCTCATGGAAGACGTAGATGTTATTGTTGCTACTATAGCCTTTGGAATGGGCATTGACAAACCAGACATCAGGTATGTTATTCATCATGACATTCCAAAAAGTTTAGAAAGTTATTATCAAGAAACTGGAAGAGCAGGGCGTGATGGTGGTGAAGGCAACTGCGTTACTTTTTACAGCTATCAAGATATTGAAAAATTAGAGAAGTTTTTACAAGGAAAACCTGTCGCAGAGCAAGAAATAGGAAGGCAACTCATTCTTGAAACCATTTCTTTTGCCGAAACCTCCATGTGTAGGAGAAAATACATTCTGCATTACTTTGGCGAAACTTTTGATGATGCTAACTGCAATGAAATGTGCGACAATTGCCGCCATCCTAAACCTAAATTTAATGGTGAAGAATATATTGTTAGACTTCTAAATTCAGTGAAGGCCGTAAGCGAACGACTAAAGGCTAAAGAAGCAGTTAAAGTAATCGTTGGCGAAAGTAATGCTTTGATAAAACAACATAAATCCGAAGCTTTAGACGTTTACGGAGAGGGTAAAGATAAATCCAAAGGTTTTTGGCATGCCGTAATTCGTCAATCTCTGGTAAAAGGTTTTTTAAGAAAAGAAATTGAAAGTTATGGCATTCTTAAGCTAACAGAACAAGGGTTAGAATATCTTGAAAAATCATATGAAATTCTTCTAACAGAAGACCATGATTACGATGCTATAAATGCTAAAAATGCAGCCAACAGTTTCCAAAAGGGCGCTGCTGTTGACAAGCTTTTATTTTCTAACCTTAAAGAATTGAGAAAAAAATTCGCTAAAGAAAAAGGGTTGCCACCAAATATTATTTTTTCTGAAGCATCACTAATTGATATGGCAAATCAATTCCCAATAAGCTCTGAAGAGTTAGCCCAAATTCATGGGGTGGGACAAGGAAAAGCACGAAAGTTCGGAGAACCTTTTTTAAAATATATAAAACAGTATGTTGAGGATAACAATATTGTTAGACCTGAAGATATGGTCGTGAAAACGGTAGCAAAGCAATCCAGCAACAAAGTCTATATTATTCAGAGTATTGACAGAAAACTGTCTATTGACGATATTGCATCAGCCAAAGGACTGACTGTTGAAGATTTAATCACAGAAATAGAAACTATCGTTGAGTCAGGAACAAAAATTAACCTCAACTATTACCTTGATGAAATTATTGACGAATATCAAGAAGAAGAGCTAATGGATTTCTTTACAAACTCTGAAGAAGCCACTTTTAACGAAGCAAGAGGAGAGTTTGAAGAAGATGAATACACTGACGAAGAATTAAGACTTTACAGGATAAAGTTTATTTCTGACGTAGCTAACTAACTGTTTATAGCCAGCCAACTCATCAAGCCAATACTATTTTTCAAAGCCGACTCATCAATATTAAAATAGGCATTATGCAAATGCTTTCTTTCCTGGTTTTTTATCCCTACACCCAAACGATAAAAACAAGCCGGAACGTGGTGTGAATAGTAAGAAAAATCTTCGGCAGTCATACGCTTAGGAATTTCAATAACACATTCTGTACTCATGTATTTTCTAGCATTATTAAAACAATCCTTAGTAAAATGCTCATCATTTTTCAAGTATGGATAACCAATTCGAATATCAATATTACACTTACCGCCCATTTCTTGAGCAGTACTAAGGCATATATCTCTAATTATTTGATGTGCTTCCTCACGCCATTGTTCATTCATAGCACGAAAGGTTCCTTCTAAACTAACTTTTTCAGGAATTATGTTTCCTGCCGCTCCTCCTTTAATAACTCCCAAAGAAAATACCGAAGGCGTGTCTTTAACATTATTAAATCTTTCATATAATGCTGTTATGATTTTGCTTGATACAACCAAAGGATTAACCCTACCCTCAGGAAGTGCTGCATGCCCTCCTATTCCTAATACATCTATATATATTTCATCAGCAGATGCCATAAACATTCCGCTACGCATTCCAATAATACCACTATCTAATTCAGGCGATACATGCTGACCAATAATTTTATCCACTTTGGGGTTTTCTAAAACACCTTCAGCAATCATTAAAGAAGCTCCGCCCGGTAATTTTTCCTCACCAGGCTGAAAAATCAACTTAACACTACCCTCCCAATCATCTTTCAATTCATTAAGAATACGTGCCACGCCCAATAGTGACGCTGTATGCACATCATGACCACAAGCGTGCATAACTCCATTATTTTTGGAAGCGTAGCTCAATTCATTTAATTCTTGAATAGGCAAAGCATCTATATCTGCACGTAAGGCTATGCATTTTTTATCTGAGTTTTTTCCCTTGATTAAAGCTACTACTCCTGTTTCAACAATACCCGATTTAAAACTAATCCCATAATCAGTTAGTTTTTGTTGAATGTATTCGGATGTTTTATATTCTTTGAAAGATAACTCAGGGTATCTATGTAAATGCTGCCTTAGGGCAATAGTATCATCAAGATATTTCTCGGCTAAACTGTGTATTTTTTCTTTTAGAGAACTCATTTGCCAAAGATTAGTTTCACGCCTCCGATAAGCAAAAGTATGCCAAAGACTTTTTTAAGTGTTTTAGCATCAATATTTACTGCCCATTTTGAGCTCAAATATCCACCAACTATAAAAGCTGCTGAAATGATTAAAGCATATTTCCAATCTACAAAACCAGCTTTGTGATAATTCCAGGCTGCTAATATTCCTATTGGAGGAAGCATTACTGCAAGACTAGTTCCCTGTGCTTGATGCTGCGTCAAGCCCAACAAAATCATAAGTAAAGGAATAATAATTATACCGCCACCTACCCCAATAAAACCACTAAGCAATCCTGCAGCAAGTCCTATAAGTATTAAAAAAAGTAAAGTAATTATAGACATATTATAAATTCCTTGCTAAGATATATAATTCAAAATATCTTTGCCTTATGATACAAATACAATCTTTCATCTTTAACGGCTTTCAAGAAAACACCTATTTATTATTTGAC containing:
- a CDS encoding KpsF/GutQ family sugar-phosphate isomerase; amino-acid sequence: MKSISEIKSIAISTISLEGQSILHLKEYIDDTFSEIVNAILESKGRLIVSGIGKSANIAQKIVSTFNSTGQPAVFMHAGDAIHGDLGNVQPNDIVLCISKSGNTDEIKVLVPLIKKMNNKLIAMTANSDSYLSEQANWTIKTSVEKEACPNNLAPTTSTTAQLVMGDALAICLLECRDFSDADFARYHPGGTLGKRLFLKAGDLCSQDLSPQVLPSSTINEVIVEISNKRQGATAVIDKNKLLGIITDGDIRRMLESEADWSKVKAVDIMNTNPKTVSYDELATSSLKIMEQNNISQIIVLKESNYFGIVHIHDILKEGLV
- the recQ gene encoding DNA helicase RecQ; this translates as MNLHTTSLTDELQKYFGFNRFKSQQETIIKNTLDGNDAFVIMPTGGGKSMCYQLPALVSEGCAIVVSPLIALMKNQVDAIRGFNDNDAIAHVLNSSLSKRDIIQVKEDVESGKTKLLYVAPESLTKEEYIEFLRSKKISFYAIDEAHCISEWGHDFRPEYRNLRRIIENIGRAPIIALTATATTKVREDIQKNLGISDCPVFFDSFNRDNLYYDIRPKIDVEKEIIKFIKQNEGKSGIVYCLSRKKVEEIAETLQVNGINALPYHAGLENKTRVKHQDAFLMEDVDVIVATIAFGMGIDKPDIRYVIHHDIPKSLESYYQETGRAGRDGGEGNCVTFYSYQDIEKLEKFLQGKPVAEQEIGRQLILETISFAETSMCRRKYILHYFGETFDDANCNEMCDNCRHPKPKFNGEEYIVRLLNSVKAVSERLKAKEAVKVIVGESNALIKQHKSEALDVYGEGKDKSKGFWHAVIRQSLVKGFLRKEIESYGILKLTEQGLEYLEKSYEILLTEDHDYDAINAKNAANSFQKGAAVDKLLFSNLKELRKKFAKEKGLPPNIIFSEASLIDMANQFPISSEELAQIHGVGQGKARKFGEPFLKYIKQYVEDNNIVRPEDMVVKTVAKQSSNKVYIIQSIDRKLSIDDIASAKGLTVEDLITEIETIVESGTKINLNYYLDEIIDEYQEEELMDFFTNSEEATFNEARGEFEEDEYTDEELRLYRIKFISDVAN
- a CDS encoding M20 family metallopeptidase, encoding MSSLKEKIHSLAEKYLDDTIALRQHLHRYPELSFKEYKTSEYIQQKLTDYGISFKSGIVETGVVALIKGKNSDKKCIALRADIDALPIQELNELSYASKNNGVMHACGHDVHTASLLGVARILNELKDDWEGSVKLIFQPGEEKLPGGASLMIAEGVLENPKVDKIIGQHVSPELDSGIIGMRSGMFMASADEIYIDVLGIGGHAALPEGRVNPLVVSSKIITALYERFNNVKDTPSVFSLGVIKGGAAGNIIPEKVSLEGTFRAMNEQWREEAHQIIRDICLSTAQEMGGKCNIDIRIGYPYLKNDEHFTKDCFNNARKYMSTECVIEIPKRMTAEDFSYYSHHVPACFYRLGVGIKNQERKHLHNAYFNIDESALKNSIGLMSWLAINS
- a CDS encoding sulfite exporter TauE/SafE family protein, encoding MSIITLLFLILIGLAAGLLSGFIGVGGGIIIIPLLMILLGLTQHQAQGTSLAVMLPPIGILAAWNYHKAGFVDWKYALIISAAFIVGGYLSSKWAVNIDAKTLKKVFGILLLIGGVKLIFGK